In Acinetobacter piscicola, a single window of DNA contains:
- the rpsP gene encoding 30S ribosomal protein S16, with product MVVIRLARGGAKKRPFYQIIVTDSRNARDGRFIERIGFFNPTAQGKAEKLRLDADRFAHWVSQGAQPSERVASLAAQAKKAAAAA from the coding sequence ATGGTTGTTATTCGTCTTGCACGCGGTGGTGCTAAAAAACGTCCATTCTATCAAATCATTGTGACTGATAGCCGTAATGCACGTGATGGTCGTTTCATCGAACGTATTGGTTTCTTTAACCCTACAGCTCAAGGTAAAGCAGAAAAACTTCGTTTAGACGCTGACCGTTTTGCACATTGGGTTTCACAAGGTGCGCAACCTTCTGAACGTGTTGCTTCTTTAGCTGCTCAAGCTAAGAAAGCTGCAGCTGCTGCATAA